One genomic segment of Ostrinia nubilalis chromosome 20, ilOstNubi1.1, whole genome shotgun sequence includes these proteins:
- the LOC135081898 gene encoding protein phosphatase methylesterase 1, with amino-acid sequence MSALQKSIMKSKLPPRCPRSYKQKLAPFGMSRCKNYQPESWKRFFHRTEDVETDGGTFRVYLTAEPDHPLRPRIVTLHGGGYSGLSWALFAEEVTYMVHCQVISIDIRGHGETQAKDPDDMSAETLVKDVEQVLQKLFGDEMPPLILVGHSMGGAIAVRAAHLPSLQHYVQGLVVIDVVEGTAMEALASMQSFLRGRPTHFKSIRHAIEWCVRSGQVRNVSSARVSMPSQIVNVETGLLATRELEDMSVDDSEADGAPLARADSIAEEDEPPESPDDLEPEPEPARVKHDEPVFVKPSEDLNVETGLLATRELEDMSVDDSEADGAPLARADSIAEEDEPPESPDELEEPEPARVKHDEPVFVKPSEDLNVETGLLATRELEDMSVDDSEADGAPLARADSIAEEDEPPESPDDLEPEPEPARVKHDEPVFVKPSEDLKRYKWRIDLSGTERHWAGWFRGLSALFLSAPAPRLLLLASIDGLDRELTVGQMQGKFQMQVLTRCGHAVHEDTPEEVARVVAAFALRHRLTSATESGENMNLVAAPGC; translated from the exons ATGTCTGCGTTGCAAAAAAGTATTATGAAGAGCAAATTGCCTCCAAGATGCCCTAGAAGTTACAAACA gaAGCTGGCTCCATTTGGTATGAGTCGTTGCAAGAATTACCAGCCAGAGTCGTGGAAGAGGTTCTTCCACCGGACGGAGGACGTCGAGACCGATGGTGGGACATTCCGGGTGTATCTTACGGCAGAACCAGATCATCCTCTGAGGCCCAGGATAGTAACTTTGCATGGAGGTGGCTATTCAGGCTTGAGTTGGGCCTTGTTTGCA GAAGAAGTCACATACATGGTACACTGTCAAGTGATATCAATAGACATCAGAGGGCATGGGGAGACGCAAGCAAAGGATCCTGATGACATGAGCGCAGAGACTTTAGTcaa AGACGTAGAGCAAGTGCTACAGAAGCTGTTTGGTGATGAGATGCCCCCTCTAATCCTGGTGGGGCATTCGATGGGAGGTGCTATCGCGGTGCGCGCGGCGCATCTGCCTTCATTGCAGCACTATGTACAGGGGCTTGTCGTTATTGACGTCGTGGAAG GTACCGCTATGGAGGCGCTGGCGAGCATGCAGAGCTTCCTGCGCGGACGCCCCACGCACTTCAAGAGCATCCGCCACGCCATCGAGTGGTG TGTCAGAAGTGGCCAGGTGAGGAACGTTTCGTCTGCCAGAGTGTCAATGCCCAGTCAGATTGTCAA CGTGGAAACCGGCCTCCTAGCCACGCGGGAGCTCGAAGACATGTCGGTAGACGACTCGGAGGCGGACGGCGCTCCGCTCGCGCGCGCAGACTCCATCGCCGAGGAGGACGAGCCGCCCGAGTCGCCCGACGACCTCGAGCCGGAGCCCGAGCCCGCGAGGGTCAAGCATGACGAGCCCGTGTTTGTGAAGCCTAGCGAGGACCTCAA cgtggaAACGGGCCTCCTAGCCACGCGGGAGCTCGAAGACATGTCGGTAGACGACTCGGAGGCGGACGGCGCTCCGCTCGCGCGCGCAGACTCCATCGCCGAGGAGGACGAGCCGCCCGAGTCGCCCGACGAGCTTGAGGAGCCCGAGCCCGCGAGGGTCAAGCATGACGAGCCCGTGTTTGTGAAGCCGAGCGAGGACCTCAA cgtggaAACGGGTCTCCTAGCCACGCGGGAGCTCGAAGACATGTCGGTAGACGACTCGGAGGCGGACGGCGCTCCGCTCGCGCGCGCAGACTCCATCGCCGAGGAGGACGAGCCGCCCGAGTCGCCCGACGACCTCGAGCCGGAGCCCGAGCCCGCGAGGGTCAAGCATGACGAGCCCGTGTTTGTGAAGCCGAGCGAGGACCTCAA ACGCTACAAATGGCGCATCGACCTGTCCGGCACCGAGCGCCACTGGGCGGGCTGGTTCCGCGGGCTCTCGGCTCTCTTCCTGtcggcgcccgcgccgcgccttCTGTTGTTGGCTTCCATCGACGGCCTGGACCGCGAGCTCACCGTCGGGCAGATGCAGG GTAAATTCCAAATGCAAGTGCTAACGCGCTGCGGACACGCGGTGCACGAGGATACTCCGGAAGAG GTGGCGCGTGTGGTGGCAGCATTCGCCCTACGACACCGGCTGACTTCGGCGACTGAGTCCGGAGAGAATATGAACCTGGTCGCTGCTCCTGGATGCTAA